One window from the genome of Actinoplanes teichomyceticus ATCC 31121 encodes:
- a CDS encoding PAS domain-containing protein, whose translation MAHVELSLSGAFVPQARTPAEAEFITGIERWAGTVAVADEPCLILDAGGAILAISPSCSELLGLGKPAEALGKRLTATLQLIDFTAGAGPLEEPEAELIPPLLAVRTERLARGLMRVVPDAGRAPLTVDAISTPLLAGDRVAGSMTFLSPVHY comes from the coding sequence GTGGCGCATGTTGAGCTCTCCCTCTCGGGAGCGTTCGTCCCCCAGGCACGCACACCGGCCGAGGCCGAGTTCATCACCGGCATCGAGCGCTGGGCGGGCACCGTGGCGGTGGCCGACGAGCCCTGCCTGATCCTCGACGCCGGCGGCGCGATCCTGGCCATCTCACCGTCCTGCAGCGAGCTGCTCGGGCTGGGCAAGCCGGCTGAGGCGCTGGGCAAACGGCTGACCGCGACGCTGCAGCTGATCGACTTCACGGCCGGCGCGGGCCCCCTCGAGGAGCCGGAGGCGGAGCTGATCCCGCCGCTGCTCGCGGTCCGCACCGAGCGGCTGGCGCGCGGCCTGATGCGGGTCGTGCCGGATGCCGGGAGGGCGCCGCTGACCGTCGACGCGATCTCCACACCCCTGCTGGCGGGCGATCGGGTGGCCGGTTCGATGACCTTTCTCTCCCCGGTGCATTACTGA